The segment CTCGTCAGAGAAGAAGGGATACTTTTGCTGCGACGCGTTAAGCACGCAGTACGTGGGCGCTGGATCCTTAAAGCCCTCGCAGAGTGGCTCCCACACCTTGCTCAGCTCCTCTGCCGTTTCCATCAAACTGTTTGCGACGCCCTTCAGCATCTTGCTGGCCGAAATCAATTCGTGCACGCTTACCGGCTTGCCGTGCGTAGCCACTCCCAGGCTAGGCAAGTGGACGAACCTTCCAGCCACCCTCTTACTTACCTCGAGTAGCGACGAGTTCACAGCCATGAGCGTACTGAAAAGGCTTGGGTGGGCCTTAGAGAACTCCACAACGTTACCGTGGCCCGTAAAGTCGGGTATGGACATAAGCACGTGAACGACGTTATTCTGGACTATTTCGAGGCCCTTCGCCACCTCTCTGAGCGAGAGTACCTCCGGTTTTGGTTTCAGGCCTAGCGCTTTCTCGGCGGCTTCTATCGAGCACGTGAGGTGGACTTGGCTGCAGACACCGCAAATCCTCGACATGACCCAAGGCGCTAGAGTTACTGGTCTGCCTTTAAGGAACCTTTCGAAGAACCTTGGCTCCTGGGCCACGCCAAACTCGACTCTCACTTTTGTTCGCTCCCCCTCGATCTTAACATTGACCTTTCCCGCGACGGCCGGAACCTCCTCGATGAATAGAGCCAACTTACCGCTCATTTCACCCCACCTTCGTTGGCAACTCTCTTAACGATCGCGAACTCCTCCAGCGAGTTCCAGAAGATCTCCGCCTTACTTAGAACCAACTGAGGGTCGAAACCCAGCTCAGCGTACCTCTCGAAAGCTCGCCCCAGGACGTCGGCTCTCGCTATCGGCCCCCTGCAACCCCAACATTCGCCGCCACCGACTATGCATTCTGCGTTGCAACCCGATTGGGTAATCATCCCTAAGCACAACAAGCCTTTACGAAGTAGGCACTCATCTTTCGGCAGCGGGCACTCAGAGCACACGGGTATGCCTTCTACCATGAGCTCCTTAGATAATTCCACCAGTGAGCAAGTGCTCTTCCTCTCGCACTGCCAGCACTCGATCCTGTGGAACTTCAAGACCAGCTCGAAGTTTACTCGTCTCATTTCCCAGAGATCCTGTGATGAGGCAATGAACTCCTCGTCCCTGTAAACCCGGTAGTTACAGGCAGGGAAGAAGCGGCCCGCAGGGGTTTTAACAACGCAGAGCCGGCAGCTCGACGATTCGTACAAGCCGGGTACTACGCAGAGCTTGGGTATGCTGATCCCCGCTTTTTCAGCGGCTTCCAGTATTGTTGTACCCGGTTCGACATCCACTATTTTACCATCAATCTTTACCTTCACCAAGGCTCATCACCCCGATCCGGAGGCTTTAAAAACCGCCCTAACGGGGCAGACCGTGAAGCAAACACCACATCTTATACACTTCACCTGGTCTATCCGGTACTTGCCGCCGTCAGTCTTCGAAATCGCATTAGCAGGACAGTTCGCGGCGCACTGCCCGCAAGCTATACATTTCACCTCATCGATGATGAACCTAGTTAGGGCTAAACAGACCTTGGCGGGGCACACCCTATCCTTAATGTGCGCTATGTACTCGTCCATGAAGTATCGGAGCGTTGTAAGGACAGGGTTAGGGGCTGTACCACCCAGCGCGCACAGGCTCATTGATTTCACCGTCTCTGCTACTTGCCGCAGTGTAGTGACGTCCTCTTCGGTTCCCTCGCCCCGGGTTATCTTATCGAGAATACCCCACATGACCCTCAACCCCACTCTACATGGGATACACTTACCGCAGGATTCAGCGGAAGTAAAGGTGAGGAAGAACTTCGCAACGTCTACCATGCAGCTGTCATCCCCGATCACCACTACACCGCCGCTTCCCATAATGGCACCCGCCGATTGCAGCGTCTCATAGTCGACTGGCAGGTCGAGCAACTGAGCTGGTACACAGCCTCCCGAGGGACCTCCTATCTGTACAGCCTTGATTCTCACCCCATCCGGAGGCCCTCCCGCGAGATCCTCCACAAGGTACCTGAGGCTAGTTCCTATCGGAACTTCGTATGCTCCAACCCTCTTGACCGAACCGGTTACGCAGAACATCTTCGTGCCTTTGCTCCTCTCAGTACCCAACGCGGTGAACTTTTCCACTCCTTCGGCCATTATCGTCGCAACGTGGGCCAAAGTTTCTACGTTATTCACAGCCGTCGGTTGCCCCCAGAGCCCCTTCTCGGCAGGGTAGGGTGGTCTCTGCCGCGGCCAAGCTCTCTTCCCCTCTATGGCAGCTATCATCGCAGTTTCCTCGCCGCAGACAAAGGCTCCCGCGCTCAGAATGACTTCTATGTCGAAGCTGAAGCCTGAACCAAGTATGTTTTCACCCAGCAAACCGCACTTCCTCGCTTCTTCAACAGCCTTTTGAAGCCTCCTCGCCATTAGGGGCTTTTCTGCCCTCACGAAGATGAAACCCCTTTCAGCGCCGATAGCGAAGCCCGCAATGGTCAGCCCCTCAACAATCCTGAAGGGGTCAGACTCCGCTAGGAGCCTGTTCATAAAGGCTCCTGGGTCCCCCTCGTCAGCGTTTGCGATAACGTACTTGGGCTTCGCCGGCTGCTGCCTCGTAAGCCTCCACTTGAGCCCCGTCGGGAAGCCTGCGCCGCCTCTACCGCGTAGACCACTCTTCTGGATCTCGTCGATAACCGCGTCAGGCCCTATTTTCAGAGCCCTGCTCAGCCCCCTGTATCCACCGCTAGCTACGTACTCTTCAAGCGACTCCGGGTTTACGACACCGCAGTTGCGGGAAACCCACCTGACCTGCTTCCTCCAGAAATCCAGTTCGTTGAGCAGCGGTACTTTCTCCTCTCCCTTGGCCGTCCCTGTCCTCTCCCACAGCGCGAACGCTCCTTCAACCTCATGCTTAACGAAGTATTTTTCGACAAGTTTAGGAACGTCGCCCGGCCTAACGTTTGCGTAGATGGCTGTCGGCATCCCTACGGCTGAGAACTCCAGCCAAGGATCGATGAAGTCCAGCCCGTGACACCCGGTTATGGTTACTGTTGCCTCCAAACCGAGTTTTTTAATGGCATCCCGTACTGCGTTGTAGATGCCTTCGGCCCCCGTCGCTAGCGTGCAGCTAGCCATCGGGACTTTTACCTTCGCACCCTTCTCCCCGTACTTTAGCTCCTTAAGCCTCCTACGCCTGCGCTCTCTACACTCCTCGTCACTGTGGCAGAGCGGCCCGTTAAGCCGGCACTCGATGTAATCGCGGCAAGGCTTCTCCGGACTGTGGCTGCACCTTTCGCAGCACCTATCGAGCAATGTCCACGTCAACCTTCACCACCCCGCGCAAGCTTACGGTAACGCTCTACGGCCGCTCGAAGGCTACGGGGCGTAGCCCTTCCAATAATTTCGTTGCTCCCATCAGGCTTCAGTATCATGACAACCGGTGCTAAACCACAGCAACCGAAGCATCTCGCCTCTTCCACTGAAAAGATTCTGTCCTGCGTAGTTTTTTGACCTGGCTTTAAGTTCAGCATGGTCCTTAGAAACTCGAGATTGAGCCCATTCCCTCTTAAGTGGCAAGCGGTTCCCATGCACACCAGTATTCTGTACTTCCCGATCGGTTCGAGGCTGTACTGGTGATAAAAAGTCGCTACACTGTACGCCTGAGCGAGAGGCACGCCCACGTAATCGGCCGCCATCTTTATTCCCTCGAGAGGCAGGTAACCGTAAACCGCCTGAACCCTCCTCAGAGCTTCCAGTAGGCTGTAGGGCGCTCTATGCAGCCCCTTGAACATTTCGTATTGGGGCGTCGTGGAACATCCCTCCTCACTCATCGAGATGCTGCGTATTCCGACCTTTTAAATGAAAGGTATAAAGACTAGGTAGAGATATTCGGCTATCATATATAGCATAAAAGGCACACGTACTATCTATTTATTCACTTTATTTTTCAATTTATTTACATTTTGGATCGATTTTTGACCAAAAGGTGAGGCATCAGCACTCAAGATCCTCGTCATGCATCCGTCAAGCCTGGTTCATCACTCTGCCTAACCATGCATGCCCTCAGTAATATGCATTTGGCTCTTGCTGCTTTAGCGTTTGAGCGTACGCATTATCTTGTAGCGTCCCATTATGCTCCAAACCTCCACTTCTACTCCCGGCTCTATTTTTGATCTGACGTCAGGATCGTCGGGTAGTGGAGCCTCAAAGGTGGAGTAGTCTTCCAGGCTCATCACCTGAACTATGTCACCGCCGAGAGACGCGAGAACCTGCCCTGGGAATTTCCTCACGATTGGAGTTTCGACTTTGGAGTCTGCAGGGACGATTAGGGTCCTTTTCACACCATCAAATATCCCTATAGCGACTATGCGGACCTTAGCTGACCCATGTTTTCCAGTCTTTGATCTCTCGACTTCCGTGACCCTACAGGGTTCGCCATCTATTACCACGAAAGAGCCCTCCTTTAGGGACCCAGCATCTACGGGCTTCGTCGACATCGTCTCTCACACGGACGCAGTCCTACCCACTATTAAAACCTTGCCTAATCGTGAAAGCCGTGAATGCCTTATAAGATCTGTTAACCGGGTGTATAGGATTCGCATGCGAGGCTTTACGCGCGTGTGGGTTTACGTAAAACCGACGGTCAGCAAGGAGAAACTCCTAATGCTGGAGAACTTCTTGGAGAAACAGGGTTTCCAGGTTGCCATCCACTCGGCCTGCCCCTTCCCCAGTGACTCTCCAAGATTGGGTCCCGAGCAGGCAGTTGG is part of the Thermofilaceae archaeon genome and harbors:
- a CDS encoding nickel-dependent hydrogenase large subunit translates to MSGKLALFIEEVPAVAGKVNVKIEGERTKVRVEFGVAQEPRFFERFLKGRPVTLAPWVMSRICGVCSQVHLTCSIEAAEKALGLKPKPEVLSLREVAKGLEIVQNNVVHVLMSIPDFTGHGNVVEFSKAHPSLFSTLMAVNSSLLEVSKRVAGRFVHLPSLGVATHGKPVSVHELISASKMLKGVANSLMETAEELSKVWEPLCEGFKDPAPTYCVLNASQQKYPFFSDELLFSDGRVVKAGGYAQALEEFASPYSNAHYVLYKGEPFYVGSRARLKAYRSFLPKEIIDLERTLAVDFSNPFDNVKAQYIEAAYVAGLLAEILDELASKGEGVHPHVLTECPEVDGEGVGLATAPRGVLIHHYRVAKGRLEYANIITPTVMNARHIEVTGEALVKWAVENGIEDEGRIKRLVAALVRAYDPCLPCSVH
- a CDS encoding 2Fe-2S iron-sulfur cluster-binding protein; translation: MKVKIDGKIVDVEPGTTILEAAEKAGISIPKLCVVPGLYESSSCRLCVVKTPAGRFFPACNYRVYRDEEFIASSQDLWEMRRVNFELVLKFHRIECWQCERKSTCSLVELSKELMVEGIPVCSECPLPKDECLLRKGLLCLGMITQSGCNAECIVGGGECWGCRGPIARADVLGRAFERYAELGFDPQLVLSKAEIFWNSLEEFAIVKRVANEGGVK
- a CDS encoding NADH-ubiquinone oxidoreductase-F iron-sulfur binding region domain-containing protein — encoded protein: MTWTLLDRCCERCSHSPEKPCRDYIECRLNGPLCHSDEECRERRRRRLKELKYGEKGAKVKVPMASCTLATGAEGIYNAVRDAIKKLGLEATVTITGCHGLDFIDPWLEFSAVGMPTAIYANVRPGDVPKLVEKYFVKHEVEGAFALWERTGTAKGEEKVPLLNELDFWRKQVRWVSRNCGVVNPESLEEYVASGGYRGLSRALKIGPDAVIDEIQKSGLRGRGGAGFPTGLKWRLTRQQPAKPKYVIANADEGDPGAFMNRLLAESDPFRIVEGLTIAGFAIGAERGFIFVRAEKPLMARRLQKAVEEARKCGLLGENILGSGFSFDIEVILSAGAFVCGEETAMIAAIEGKRAWPRQRPPYPAEKGLWGQPTAVNNVETLAHVATIMAEGVEKFTALGTERSKGTKMFCVTGSVKRVGAYEVPIGTSLRYLVEDLAGGPPDGVRIKAVQIGGPSGGCVPAQLLDLPVDYETLQSAGAIMGSGGVVVIGDDSCMVDVAKFFLTFTSAESCGKCIPCRVGLRVMWGILDKITRGEGTEEDVTTLRQVAETVKSMSLCALGGTAPNPVLTTLRYFMDEYIAHIKDRVCPAKVCLALTRFIIDEVKCIACGQCAANCPANAISKTDGGKYRIDQVKCIRCGVCFTVCPVRAVFKASGSG
- a CDS encoding NAD(P)H-dependent oxidoreductase subunit E yields the protein MSEEGCSTTPQYEMFKGLHRAPYSLLEALRRVQAVYGYLPLEGIKMAADYVGVPLAQAYSVATFYHQYSLEPIGKYRILVCMGTACHLRGNGLNLEFLRTMLNLKPGQKTTQDRIFSVEEARCFGCCGLAPVVMILKPDGSNEIIGRATPRSLRAAVERYRKLARGGEG
- a CDS encoding translation initiation factor IF-5A, giving the protein MSTKPVDAGSLKEGSFVVIDGEPCRVTEVERSKTGKHGSAKVRIVAIGIFDGVKRTLIVPADSKVETPIVRKFPGQVLASLGGDIVQVMSLEDYSTFEAPLPDDPDVRSKIEPGVEVEVWSIMGRYKIMRTLKR